A genomic region of Xiphophorus couchianus chromosome 9, X_couchianus-1.0, whole genome shotgun sequence contains the following coding sequences:
- the csf3a gene encoding colony stimulating factor 3 (granulocyte) a, with translation MHVLIVFACFMASAARSAPLRESASALVEDPQFQEILQRSRSLTHKILDSIADTHSSCVHTETLKLDSSDIGRFSTMATNIGFPPAPVVVSENFTLETVLRVMHDGLQLHQGLLSSIAPRLAEKGKVVALMSDVRDLKNQIAKMQKMNQSHTAAPPTSGSVELRLPGEFEVKVAAHLTLVQLQAFSRDVERCLRSLDRSADDDNQS, from the exons ATGCATGTCCTGATTG TCTTCGCCTGCTTCATGGCCTCCGCCGCCCGCAGCGCGCCTCTGCGGGAGAGCGCCAGCGCACTTGTTGAGGATCCGCAGTTCCAGGAGATCCTGCAGAGGAGCCGCAGCTTGACGCACAAGATCCTGGACTCCATAGCCGACACGCACAGCTCCTGCGTTCACACAGAG ACTCTAAAGTTGGATTCTTCAGACATCGGCAGGTTTTCAACCATGGCCACCAACATTGGCTTCCCCCCGGCTCCTGTAGTGGTTTCAGAAAACTTCACTCTG GAAACCGTTTTGAGAGTGATGCATGATGGGCTGCAGCTGCACCAAGGGTTACTGAGCTCCATCGCCCCTCGACTAGCAGAGAAAGGCAAAGTGGTTGCGTTGATGTCCGATGTCAGAGATCTAAAAAACCAGATTGCTaag ATGCAGAAAATGAACCAATCGCACACTGCAGCGCCCCCCACGTCGGGCTCAGTGGAACTGCGCCTCCCGGGGGAATTTGAGGTCAAGGTGGCGGCTCACCTGACCCTGGTCCAGCTGCAGGCGTTCAGCCGGGACGTGGAGCGTTGCCTCAGGAGTCTGGACCGCAGCGCCGACGACGACAACCAGAGCTGA